The DNA sequence AAGTCAGAGTCTCATCTATTTGTTCCATTAGTAGGTATCCATTTATTCTAATACGAGCTATTTGTTATCTCTTCCTGCTTAGTGTTTCAAACAGATTGGAAGAGAAGATACAAttgaattgatttttaaaagCTCTGCTCATTGACCCGTTGCCCCTCTCACATTGATTTCTGTTTTTAAGGGGGAAACTGGACAACttgttttttattgtttaattttgttttggtttattcATTCATGTGTGTTCATTGGCCAGGGATTTCACAAAATACATCCTGAACGGTGGGAATTTGCCAATGATGATTTTATAAAAGACCAAAAGCATCTTCTTAAGAATATCCACCGCCGGAAACCTATTCACAGTCATAGTCATCCTCCCGGCTCTGTTGTGGATCCAGAAAGAGCAGCATTTGAGGAAGAAATTGAAAAACTTAACCGTGAGAAATCTTCTATTGAATCTAATATTTTCAGCTTCAAGCAACATCAGTCAACAGCGAAGATTCATCTAGAAGATTTTCAGCAGCGATTAGATGGTATGGAGAAGAGGCAGAAACATTTGCTGAACATTTTCGAGAAGGCTCTTCAGAATCCTACTTTTGTTGAGCAGCTTTCCCAGAAAATTGAGTCCATTGATTTATCAGCGTATAACAAGAAAAGACGATTGCCTCAAGTTGATGACATGCAACCTGTTGTAGAAAGTAGTTTTGTGGACAATCCTAACAATTTTAGAATGGAATTCGGCAATGTTTTCCATCAAGATTTCTCGAACAAACTCAGACTGGAATTGTCACCAGCTGTGTCAGATATGAACTTAGTGTCACGTAGCACACAAAGTTCAAATGAACATGGGGAAAGTCCACAGAAGAAAATATCTGAAGGAGAACAAACAGGAATCCAGACAAGAACATCTGTTCCATTTGCACCAGAAACATTGGAGCTTGCTGATACCGGGGCATCTTTTACTTTCAAGATGGATTCATGTTTATCACAAAGAGTGACGAAACTGTGCTCATTGGAGCCAAGTAGTGAAGAAGGTGATAGTCACATATCCTGCCAACTTACTTTGGCATCGTGCCCGTTTAAGGTCAACAGAAATTCATACTCAGCAAAAGCACTCCAAATAGTCTCTCAAGAAATTGGCAAGCTGGCAGAGCCTAGGTTTCATTCCAACAGTAAAGAATCCCACAGTGGAGTTTTCTCAAACCGGAACCAAGCTAATGATGCAACCAATTTGGCTTCTTCACTGGAAACTCCAAGTAACAACCAAGTTACTCAGCCAAACAGGGTAAATGATGTGTTTTGGGAACAGTTCCTTACTGAAAGACCAGGCTGCTCAGACAATGAAGAGGCAATATCCAATTACAGAGGAAACCCGTGCGATGAGCAAGATGAAGGAAGGTTGAATGCAAGGAATGTTAAGAACATGGATCAGCTTACACTTTAAGCATGCTGTAATTTAGCACTCGTTATAGTAATAGTATGTAACATTTGCATGGTTATTCCATACCATACACAGACATAGTTTGACACTTGACATCAGTTTGTGTGATGTCGCAGGAGGCTGAAATTGTTAGGTATACAATGTTTCATGTTTGGCCTTTATGGCTTACCGCCTCTGAAAAATATAGAATTTGTGCTTTGGAGACTGGTGCATGCAATGTAATCTAGCTCCTTAACGGTGTTGTATATTGAGTTATCCTTTTCACAGGAATTAGTGTAAACGAAATGGGGTGTTGTCCCTAACATTATTGTTTTAGGATTTAGTTTTTATGCATAGATAATGCCCTTCTGAATGTCCatgatttgtttttatttttctttatttaattgttATGACTTGGTGCAGGAAATACGAAAAATATTTACGGAACTTGCAAGAAAGAATTGCTTCCTGTTGGTGAATTTCGTCAAACTTCCTTTACATTACGAAATGGCATGGAGAGTTAACATAAATTGGAATTTCGAAACATTTTCTAAAAATGATCAAGATTCAAGATGGAAAAAGGAAATAAATGCTCTCTACCCTAAACCGTGAGTTCCCTCAGTCCTTGGTAATTGGGAGCAGTAATAAATAAtaggataaagtatattttttattttaaaaatttatctaaaattttaaaaatatttataaattttattttattttaattgtctcaaaaattttcgatttatattaaatatattcttgacagttaaatttttaaaaaatttagaactaATTTGATAATAATACATGACAGATATCTCTGATTTGCTTGTATTAAtaattgttcttgtcaaattgTTGTTAAATTGGtccttaatttttttgaaaaattaaccATCAtagtatatttgatgcaaataaaaattttctagaacaaaattaaaataaaataaaacttaaagacatttttaaaatttttaaaaaattttaaagataaaaaatataatttacccTAAATAATATCTATTTATGTTAGTGTACACTAAAACTTAACTTCTAGTATAATATATAAAGTTTATTTATCTTATGTCCTAATGGCACATATTAAGTTTACAGATTAATAaagtttttattgaaaatataaaatatttaagtttttattgtatttattttgcttcattaaatgaaaatatttaaaattttttactaataataaatttatcatgtGTTTTTAACTAAACTCTactatatatcataaaatatagGACAATTcacttaaataaattatttaaaaaaaatatttctcaaaTACAACTTTCTAAATACCAATActgaaatataattttttatattattatagaaattgCTACTGGCACATAAACCGCTATTTACAGCTGCGATTTATGTGGAAGGGACAATGAGCAGTAACGATTTATGTGTTGTAATGCGTAAACATAAACAGTAAACCGTTGTAgctattttagtatataaagaatatttttaataaatatcatTAATAATTCAAACTTTAACTGTGACTCAATTTAACACTCGTTTGCAATTTTTacctattttttaatttgagaaAAGTTAAATAGTGGCATATCATAATATTTATCCAAACAAGAGTACACACCGAAATTGTCTTCAAATTACAGAGacaaatatcttttaaatttattaataacaaaatactcttaaaatattttaaaatataataaagtaacttaaaaatttcatttttttataagtgataaataatttttgtatttaaaaaattatttgtgtatttgatccagaattttataaaaaaaaaaattgataactATTTAAAACATGCATGAACAAATTCCTAGAATAATTTTGGCAAAGAATCAATAATTTACATAACTCTTCCCTATTTACATCCAGCACCATGATTTTTAACCAGCAAATCACTTAACAAAAAATGTATTTAGTATTTACTATCCTTTTATTTGCCCCActgtatttattatttaatattttaattagaaaTAGGACATGGTACCACCAATGCCTATCCACCCACCAATGCCTTCATTTCATTTTCACATTCACAACTTTAAGCAGAaaactgcaaaacaagtaaagCTCCAAAAACCATAAACAATGTACCATCCCAGATTCATCATCTTGACCTTCCTATATCTGTCACCTGTTCTTCTCTCAATCTGCTATGGCCTATCTGTTGTGGATCTCAACTTGCTGAAACACAGTGATAAAAGTGGTGTAATTACCAAAAGGGTATGCACCAAGAGCATTGTGGAGTGCTTGGAAGAAGAGACAGAAATGGATTCAGAGAGTAACAGAAGATTAatgcagcagcagcagcagcagcagcacaGGTACATTAGCTATGAGACACTGAAGAGGGACATGGTTCCATGTGATAGAGCAGGATCCTCTTACTACAGTTGCAAAGCAAGAGAAGCAAACCCTTATAATAGAGGCTGTGAAGTTATTACTGCATGTGCAAGAGGTTCTCAACCCATCAGAACTTGATTTTCTTCCCCccattttctctctttttccttctaatcttgttttgttttatttatgacTTGTGAGCTTCCTAAAAATCCctactttttgtttgtttatgcAATGTAATGTAAAcataatacttttttttttttgtgactaaacataatatatttttatattagataTTTCAACTGGGGAGACATGGTTGAGTTATCACTGAAGTGTGGAATTGTTAATCTGTTGAACCAGTTGCATAATTTTTGTTAATCTTTGTTTGCATAATTTTAAATGCTTTCTTTACCTTCTTTGTTAAATATATATCTCATATtttgagaacatgcagcagaaaAGTGATAAAATTCCTTAGGAGTTaggattatatttattatatgtCTGTTTGTAATAGAGTTCCTGGTATTAGGAGGAAATATGAAGAATGTGGAATTCTGTACAATATGTTATTCATTCTTTgcattcttttaatttttccaaTTTTTGTGCTAATGTTACATTGTGTGCTGTTGAGCACTAATGGAAAATATTTCGGTTAGGTACTCTAAATTGTAAATTCTAAAGGCTTTTCAACCAACTAACCACATTCAATGGGTACATGTGGAATGTCAAATGTGGATGAACATCTCTTATCTTTAGTAGTGTGGCACTCTAAAAACAGGACTACAAATCCCACtactgtttcttttatttatttttttctttaaagattttaatCTGTATAATTTTGCTTgcaacaagaagaaaaaagaaactaCTGTGCCGATGTACCCTCAAATAGAAGATAAAAATTCAAACGGTTGAGAAGGCAATTcttggaagaagaaaaaaaaaaatttaaggtCTATTATTAAACCATATCTAACATGAATTGTGCGAAATTGTCTCTGATGaggtttttttttgttcttggtA is a window from the Arachis stenosperma cultivar V10309 chromosome 3, arast.V10309.gnm1.PFL2, whole genome shotgun sequence genome containing:
- the LOC130969146 gene encoding heat stress transcription factor A-5-like, with amino-acid sequence MEGGAPQSTGGGAGGGPAPFLLKTYDMVDDSATNDIVSWNSSTNNSFVVWNPPEFARLLLPTYFKHNNFSSFIRQLNTYGFHKIHPERWEFANDDFIKDQKHLLKNIHRRKPIHSHSHPPGSVVDPERAAFEEEIEKLNREKSSIESNIFSFKQHQSTAKIHLEDFQQRLDGMEKRQKHLLNIFEKALQNPTFVEQLSQKIESIDLSAYNKKRRLPQVDDMQPVVESSFVDNPNNFRMEFGNVFHQDFSNKLRLELSPAVSDMNLVSRSTQSSNEHGESPQKKISEGEQTGIQTRTSVPFAPETLELADTGASFTFKMDSCLSQRVTKLCSLEPSSEEGDSHISCQLTLASCPFKVNRNSYSAKALQIVSQEIGKLAEPRFHSNSKESHSGVFSNRNQANDATNLASSLETPSNNQVTQPNRVNDVFWEQFLTERPGCSDNEEAISNYRGNPCDEQDEGRLNARNVKNMDQLTL
- the LOC130966300 gene encoding protein RALF-like 24, yielding MYHPRFIILTFLYLSPVLLSICYGLSVVDLNLLKHSDKSGVITKRVCTKSIVECLEEETEMDSESNRRLMQQQQQQQHRYISYETLKRDMVPCDRAGSSYYSCKAREANPYNRGCEVITACARGSQPIRT